The Gammaproteobacteria bacterium genomic interval GCCGCCCCGGATGCACAGGTGGCCATGGCGGCGAAGAACCTGCGGGTCTGGTTCCCCGTCAGGAAGGGCATTCTGCGACGCACGGTGGATCATATCAAGGCGGTGGATGAGATCACCCTGAATGTGCGGGAAGGACACACGGTGGGGGTCGTCGGCGAGAGCGGCTCAGGCAAGACCACGCTCGGCCTCGCATTGCTGCGGCTGTGTTCGAGTCGCGGCCGGATCCGGTTTCTGGGAACGGACATCCAGGGGATGAAGTTCGGCGCGCTGCGGCCGATGCGCCGGCAGATGCAGATCGTCTTCCAGGACCCCTATGGCAGTCTCAGCCCGAGGATGTCGATTGCCCAGATCATCGCCGAGGGGATCGATCTGCACGGACTGGCGTCTACCCGGCAATCCCGCGATGCACTGGTCTGCCAGGCTCTGGAGGAGGTGGGGCTTGACCCGGACAGCCGCCACCGTTACCCCCACGAGTTCTCGGGCGGCCAGCGCCAGCGTATTGCCATCGCGCGCGCGATGGTGTTGAAACCGCGGTTCGTGGTACTCGACGAGCCCACATCCGCGCTGGACGTTTCGGTGCAGGCCCAGATCGTGGACCTGCTGCGCGATCTGCAGCTCCGCCACCGGCTGGCCTATCTGTTCATCAGCCACGACTTGAGGGTGGTCAGGGCGCTGAGTGACGAGGTCGTGGTGATGAAGGACGGGCGCGTGGTGGAGCAGGGTCCCGCGGACCGGATCTTCGACCAACCCACTCGGGCATACACGCAAGCCCTCATGTCGGCGGCATTCGGCGCAAAGAACCCCGGCGATTTCTCGAGGGACCCTTGACCAAACTCGCACTACACTCAAGGCTGGCGATAACATATCGTAGCGTGT includes:
- a CDS encoding ABC transporter ATP-binding protein; protein product: MSPQPLLEIRGLEVTFGSGKDAVRAVRGVDLDIGRGEIVALVGESGSGKSVTALSVPRLLPCPPAHHPAGGIRFDGAAMLEADDKTIREIRGGRIGMIFQEPMSSLNPLHTIEKQIGEMLSIHRGIAGAEARDRIVALLGKVGIPDAAHRLGAYPHQLSGGQRQRVMIAMALANDPELLIADEPTTALDVTVQAQILDLLKDLQRETGMAMLFITHDLGIVRRLAERVYVMQSGVVVEEGTVGDVFERPAHAYTRQLLDAEPGGHPVEAAPDAQVAMAAKNLRVWFPVRKGILRRTVDHIKAVDEITLNVREGHTVGVVGESGSGKTTLGLALLRLCSSRGRIRFLGTDIQGMKFGALRPMRRQMQIVFQDPYGSLSPRMSIAQIIAEGIDLHGLASTRQSRDALVCQALEEVGLDPDSRHRYPHEFSGGQRQRIAIARAMVLKPRFVVLDEPTSALDVSVQAQIVDLLRDLQLRHRLAYLFISHDLRVVRALSDEVVVMKDGRVVEQGPADRIFDQPTRAYTQALMSAAFGAKNPGDFSRDP